A genomic stretch from Photobacterium atrarenae includes:
- the luxS gene encoding S-ribosylhomocysteine lyase has translation MPLLDSFTVDHTRMHAPAVRVAKTMQTPKGDTITVFDLRFCRPNADILGERGIHTLEHLFAGFMRDHLNSEQVEIIDISPMGCRTGFYMSLIGTPSEQQVAESWRAAMEDVLNVASQDQIPELNEYQCGTYMMHSLEDAKDIAKHILVQGIDVNQNEELALPESMLQKLNVK, from the coding sequence ATGCCATTACTCGATAGTTTTACGGTCGACCACACCCGCATGCACGCACCGGCGGTCCGGGTGGCCAAAACCATGCAAACGCCGAAGGGCGATACCATTACTGTGTTTGATTTGCGCTTCTGCCGCCCGAATGCAGACATCTTGGGGGAACGGGGCATTCACACTCTGGAGCACCTTTTTGCCGGCTTTATGCGTGATCATTTGAACTCTGAGCAGGTGGAAATTATTGATATTTCGCCGATGGGTTGCCGGACCGGCTTTTATATGAGCCTGATTGGTACGCCGAGCGAGCAGCAGGTGGCTGAGAGCTGGCGGGCGGCGATGGAAGATGTCTTGAACGTGGCCTCTCAGGACCAAATCCCAGAGTTGAATGAATACCAGTGTGGTACCTATATGATGCACTCGCTGGAAGATGCGAAGGATATTGCCAAGCATATTCTGGTCCAGGGCATTGATGTGAACCAGAATGAAGAGCTGGCGTTGCCGGAATCCATGCTGCAGAAGCTGAATGTGAAGTAA